Proteins encoded by one window of Streptomyces uncialis:
- a CDS encoding RelA/SpoT family protein has protein sequence MSAEATNPATPDSLTPGAHRRRGRPRIDLRRLGRAALLGPASRDRLPDAIGHVVEAHRAHHPDAALDALRRAYVLAESSHRGQMRKSGEPYITHPLAVTLILAELGAETTTLTASLLHDTVEDTEVTLEQVRQEFGEEVCFIVDGVTKLEKVDYGAAAEPETFRKMLVATGNDVRVMSIKLADRLHNMRTLGVMRPEKQERIAKVTRDVLIPLAERLGVQALKTELEDLVFAILHPEEYAYTRHLIAENDARADDPLTETADAVRAVLREAGIPADVLIRPRHLLSVHRVRLKRGELRGADFGRLLVLVNEDADCYAVLGELHTCFTPVVSEFKDFIAVPKYNLYQSLHTAVARTDGEVAEVLIRTHQMHKAAEAGVVALGNPYTGTDEPVAVPVAAAPGTADATLGGMLPEGERADPTRPGWLSRLLEWQRAAPDPDTFWSTLRADLAQDREITVFRTDGGTLGLPAGATCVDAAYARYGEDAHACIGARVNGRLATLSTVLRDGDTVHLLMSQDTSSGPSREWLDHAVTPGARIAIGRWLAAHPDDTETPQNAPRTPVTAPSARPGAAGAVVDLPGASVRLAGCCTPVPPDEITAFAVRGGAATVHRVRCSAVTRMLSAGRPAVGVRWGDTSEYRVTLVAESFGRPHLLADLTEAIAQEGVAIVSATVEPPARQQVRHTYTLQLPDAARLPALIKAMRNVAGVYDVSRAQHPAGAAP, from the coding sequence ATGAGCGCGGAGGCCACAAACCCTGCGACCCCAGACTCCCTGACGCCCGGAGCCCACCGCAGGCGCGGCCGCCCCCGCATCGACCTGCGCCGACTGGGCCGCGCCGCCCTGCTGGGGCCCGCGAGCAGGGACCGGCTGCCGGACGCCATCGGGCATGTGGTCGAAGCCCACCGTGCCCACCACCCCGACGCCGCGCTGGACGCCCTGCGCCGCGCGTACGTGCTCGCCGAGTCCTCCCACCGGGGACAGATGCGGAAGAGCGGTGAGCCGTACATCACACACCCGCTCGCCGTCACCCTGATCCTCGCCGAACTCGGCGCGGAGACCACCACCTTGACCGCCTCGCTGCTCCACGACACCGTCGAGGACACCGAAGTGACGCTGGAACAGGTACGCCAGGAGTTCGGCGAAGAGGTCTGCTTCATCGTCGACGGCGTCACCAAACTGGAGAAGGTCGACTACGGGGCCGCCGCCGAACCCGAGACCTTCCGCAAGATGCTCGTCGCCACCGGCAACGACGTCCGGGTGATGTCCATCAAACTCGCCGACCGGCTCCACAATATGCGCACCCTCGGCGTCATGCGCCCCGAGAAACAGGAACGCATCGCCAAGGTCACCCGGGATGTCCTCATCCCCCTCGCGGAACGCCTCGGCGTCCAAGCGCTCAAGACGGAGCTGGAGGACCTCGTCTTCGCGATCCTCCACCCCGAGGAGTACGCGTACACCAGGCACCTGATCGCGGAGAACGACGCCCGCGCGGACGACCCGCTCACCGAGACCGCCGACGCGGTACGCGCGGTCCTCAGGGAAGCGGGCATCCCGGCCGATGTCCTCATCCGGCCACGGCATCTGCTCTCCGTGCACCGGGTCCGCCTCAAGCGCGGCGAGCTGCGCGGCGCCGACTTCGGACGCCTGCTGGTCCTCGTCAACGAGGACGCCGACTGCTACGCGGTCCTCGGGGAACTGCACACCTGCTTCACCCCGGTCGTCTCGGAGTTCAAGGACTTCATCGCCGTCCCCAAGTACAACCTCTACCAGTCGCTCCACACCGCGGTGGCCCGCACCGACGGCGAGGTCGCCGAAGTCCTCATCCGCACCCACCAGATGCACAAGGCCGCCGAAGCCGGCGTCGTCGCCCTCGGCAACCCGTACACCGGCACCGACGAGCCGGTTGCCGTTCCCGTCGCCGCGGCACCCGGCACGGCCGACGCCACCCTGGGCGGCATGCTGCCCGAAGGCGAGCGCGCCGACCCCACCCGGCCCGGCTGGCTCTCCCGGCTCCTGGAATGGCAGCGCGCCGCGCCCGACCCCGACACCTTCTGGTCGACGCTGCGCGCGGACCTCGCCCAGGACCGGGAGATCACCGTCTTCCGCACCGACGGCGGCACCCTCGGGCTCCCGGCGGGCGCCACCTGCGTGGACGCCGCGTACGCCCGGTACGGCGAGGACGCCCACGCCTGCATCGGGGCCCGCGTCAACGGCCGTCTGGCGACGCTCAGCACCGTGCTGCGGGACGGCGACACCGTCCATCTCCTCATGAGCCAGGACACCTCGTCCGGGCCCTCCAGGGAGTGGCTGGACCACGCGGTAACCCCCGGCGCCAGGATCGCCATCGGCCGCTGGCTCGCCGCCCACCCCGACGACACCGAGACCCCCCAGAACGCCCCCAGGACGCCCGTGACGGCTCCCTCCGCCCGTCCCGGGGCCGCCGGGGCCGTCGTGGACCTGCCCGGCGCCTCCGTCCGTCTGGCGGGCTGTTGTACGCCCGTGCCCCCGGACGAGATCACGGCCTTCGCCGTCCGCGGGGGAGCGGCCACCGTCCACCGCGTCCGGTGCTCCGCCGTCACCCGCATGCTGAGCGCGGGACGCCCCGCCGTCGGCGTCCGCTGGGGAGACACCTCCGAGTACCGCGTCACCCTCGTCGCTGAATCGTTCGGCCGCCCCCATCTGCTCGCCGACCTGACGGAGGCCATCGCCCAGGAAGGCGTCGCGATCGTCTCGGCGACCGTCGAGCCCCCCGCCCGTCAGCAGGTACGCCACACCTACACCCTGCAACTCCCCGACGCCGCCCGGCTCCCCGCCCTCATCAAGGCCATGCGGAACGTCGCGGGGGTGTACGACGTCAGCCGCGCACAGCACCCGGCGGGCGCCGCACCGTAG